From one Planktothrix agardhii NIES-204 genomic stretch:
- the rimM gene encoding putative 16S rRNA processing protein, giving the protein MSEWIEIGTIVAAHGLTGEVRVYPNSDFPERFIEPGQRWLLHPGQTEPEPVEFLGGYLMPSKGIYVVEIEGIEDRNQAEALQGCPLLITDQDRPYLEEGEFYVLDLIGLEVFDQRKAEVIGKVIDVISAGNDLLEVELNSPTSTQDTLVSEPIPEGIHRKSKKKRKPKPLPTVLIPFVKEIVPIVDLEQKRIEITPPPGLIEETV; this is encoded by the coding sequence ATGTCTGAGTGGATCGAGATCGGGACTATTGTTGCGGCTCACGGGTTAACAGGAGAAGTACGGGTTTATCCCAATTCGGATTTTCCTGAACGATTTATTGAACCTGGACAGCGCTGGTTATTACATCCCGGACAAACTGAACCTGAACCCGTGGAATTTTTGGGCGGCTATTTAATGCCCAGTAAAGGCATTTATGTGGTGGAAATTGAAGGAATTGAAGATCGAAATCAGGCGGAGGCGTTACAGGGCTGTCCCTTGTTGATTACTGATCAAGATCGTCCCTATTTAGAGGAAGGCGAATTTTATGTTTTAGATTTAATTGGGTTGGAAGTCTTCGACCAAAGAAAGGCGGAAGTGATTGGAAAAGTCATAGATGTGATTTCAGCCGGGAATGATTTACTCGAAGTCGAGTTAAATTCCCCAACTTCCACCCAAGATACTCTCGTTTCTGAACCAATTCCAGAGGGAATTCATCGTAAATCTAAAAAGAAACGTAAACCTAAACCCCTACCTACGGTTTTAATTCCCTTTGTTAAAGAGATTGTTCCCATTGTGGATTTAGAACAAAAACGGATTGAAATTACCCCGCCCCCTGGGTTAATTGAGGAAACCGTGTGA
- a CDS encoding TPR domain protein — MKNKNKFALTFAFCRFGTVGKFTPKLFDQRSPIATVTILLFFTCLSPYSLAQNSPLSESSVQEQEIKNQVENQVDNTFRRYLALLSLILLLLLLLNTIAACGVWFLLKKLAQQTASAEQEIESLKTDTLTEMERVLTEARQILYQLQNKNDLAHETLQTLTTQTPLPVIEAVWVEQPENNKSGSEIGELLPETHDQSVTDETTIPVNLDQAVLVPIILPITTENDKNQTLSAVEVEEKSSETTETETPAAEVEPEEQLRQAISLAKQGDKLFLEGDLESAVQSYDEGLKFKPDLAEVWNNRGVALTRLQRYHEAIVSYESAIQLRYNYADAWNNRGVALGKLNHYEAAILSYQRAIDLKSNYMDAWNNQGFALAKLQKYDDAISSYNQAAKIRPDFYRIWYNKARCYAVQGQVELALENLKRAIRLNPEACKKLVKRETDFDPIREDKNFKKLNFDS; from the coding sequence ATGAAAAACAAAAACAAATTTGCGCTCACCTTCGCCTTTTGTCGATTTGGGACAGTTGGGAAGTTCACACCTAAGCTATTTGATCAACGGAGCCCGATTGCTACCGTTACCATTTTACTGTTTTTTACCTGTTTATCCCCATATTCCCTAGCTCAAAATTCCCCGTTATCAGAATCTTCTGTCCAAGAACAGGAGATTAAAAATCAAGTGGAAAATCAGGTTGATAATACCTTCCGTCGCTATCTGGCATTATTAAGTTTAATTTTACTATTGTTATTGCTGTTGAATACGATCGCAGCTTGTGGAGTTTGGTTTTTACTGAAAAAATTAGCCCAACAAACGGCATCCGCAGAGCAGGAAATTGAAAGTCTTAAAACCGATACCCTGACGGAAATGGAACGGGTACTCACCGAAGCTAGACAAATTTTATATCAATTGCAAAATAAAAATGATTTAGCCCATGAAACCTTACAAACTCTAACGACTCAAACTCCTTTACCTGTGATTGAAGCGGTTTGGGTGGAACAGCCAGAAAACAATAAATCGGGTTCAGAGATTGGGGAATTATTACCCGAAACCCATGATCAATCTGTAACCGATGAAACAACAATCCCGGTAAATCTGGATCAGGCAGTCTTAGTCCCGATTATATTACCTATTACCACTGAAAACGACAAAAATCAAACTCTGTCTGCGGTTGAAGTTGAAGAAAAATCTTCCGAGACAACGGAAACAGAAACTCCAGCCGCAGAAGTTGAACCGGAAGAACAACTTAGACAAGCGATTAGTTTAGCCAAACAGGGAGATAAATTATTTTTAGAGGGGGATTTAGAATCGGCAGTTCAAAGTTATGATGAGGGGTTAAAATTTAAACCGGATTTGGCAGAAGTTTGGAATAATCGCGGGGTAGCACTGACACGGTTACAACGGTATCATGAGGCGATTGTCTCCTATGAAAGTGCGATTCAATTGCGATATAATTATGCCGATGCTTGGAATAATCGCGGAGTGGCTTTAGGAAAACTCAATCATTATGAAGCTGCGATTTTATCCTACCAACGGGCTATTGATTTAAAGTCTAATTATATGGATGCCTGGAATAATCAGGGCTTTGCTTTAGCTAAACTGCAAAAGTATGATGATGCGATTTCATCATATAATCAAGCTGCAAAAATTCGTCCTGATTTTTACCGAATTTGGTATAATAAAGCCCGATGTTATGCGGTTCAAGGGCAAGTAGAGTTAGCCTTGGAAAATTTAAAACGGGCAATACGGTTGAATCCCGAAGCCTGTAAAAAGTTGGTTAAACGGGAAACGGATTTTGACCCGATTCGAGAGGATAAAAACTTTAAAAAGTTAAATTTTGATTCCTAA
- a CDS encoding hemolysin-type calcium-binding region protein, with translation MSNFPFVSVPVSRETNTATPAIIVFNDEVDTLIGGEGGDSFFLRRNGDQIAPLTPAASLIGTKNDDILEGTNVRDVIPARDGNDTIIGFQGDDFLEGQNGNDILFSGQGNDLLIGSEGIDTLFGDIGIDTVYGGPDPDIVFGNNDEDTLFGDGGDDSIYGGQGNDSLIGGTGNDLLLGDRGNDTLVGISNDNLGYTLITDFNGDEDKLLLGGTPDLYTIGNLPSNVPAGVAIFKLNGDGSQQLLAVVQGNISSTLDSDQYVFI, from the coding sequence ATGTCAAACTTTCCATTTGTATCTGTCCCAGTTTCCAGAGAAACCAACACTGCTACCCCAGCCATAATTGTGTTTAACGATGAAGTAGATACCCTCATCGGTGGTGAAGGTGGAGACTCCTTCTTTTTGCGACGTAATGGAGATCAAATCGCACCCTTAACCCCTGCTGCATCGCTGATTGGGACAAAAAATGATGATATTTTAGAAGGAACTAATGTTCGTGATGTCATCCCGGCTCGAGACGGAAATGACACTATTATTGGTTTCCAGGGGGATGATTTTCTTGAAGGACAAAATGGAAATGATATTCTATTTTCCGGTCAAGGGAATGATTTACTCATAGGCAGTGAAGGAATTGATACTCTATTTGGTGATATCGGAATTGATACGGTTTATGGGGGGCCAGACCCCGATATCGTATTTGGGAATAACGACGAGGATACACTGTTTGGTGATGGTGGAGATGATTCCATTTATGGCGGTCAGGGTAATGATAGTTTAATTGGTGGGACGGGAAACGATTTGCTCTTAGGCGACCGAGGTAATGATACCCTGGTGGGCATTTCTAATGATAATTTGGGCTATACCTTGATTACGGATTTTAATGGGGATGAAGATAAGTTACTGTTAGGTGGTACTCCCGATTTATATACTATTGGTAATTTGCCCTCCAATGTACCCGCAGGAGTGGCAATTTTCAAACTGAATGGTGATGGGTCACAACAGTTATTAGCAGTTGTTCAGGGCAATATTTCATCAACATTAGACAGTGATCAATATGTGTTTATTTAA
- a CDS encoding putative methyltransferase, whose amino-acid sequence MQLVNLSSQSLALKQFIQDQTRFPDTFNAAICDQDEMYLFALANHGTTDRACIRYYFNGHRILDTVRQVLQWHFGELDRISSFLDFASGYGRFTRFLVQDIPPKNVWISDIYAQAVQFQIEQFGVQGIISTTYPQDYPIQQSFDGILACSFFSHLPESTFLTWLQKLYSLLSPQGILMFSVHDRQLLPPHFNISTSDILFIPNSESRSLDVNEYGTSYVGESFVAQSLKTISQGEAVYSRIPQGICGYQDLYLVTRTPQNPLSSLKFSHHPQGKIERCELTLEGNLLLTGRLSEINPNGQLDSILVSINGKFIQNGLFAFKPTDSDTQSSWSYQLPLGEISPQDIILIKAINNQELEWVFETTTLENLIQSYTIP is encoded by the coding sequence ATGCAGCTTGTTAATTTATCTTCTCAATCCTTAGCTCTAAAACAGTTTATTCAAGATCAAACTCGATTTCCTGATACCTTTAATGCTGCAATTTGTGATCAGGATGAAATGTATTTATTTGCCTTGGCAAATCACGGCACAACCGATCGCGCTTGTATTCGTTATTATTTTAATGGACATCGAATTTTAGATACCGTCAGACAGGTTTTACAGTGGCATTTTGGAGAATTAGATCGGATTTCGTCCTTCTTGGATTTTGCCAGTGGTTATGGTCGTTTTACCCGATTTTTAGTTCAGGATATTCCCCCAAAAAATGTTTGGATTTCCGATATTTATGCCCAGGCGGTGCAGTTTCAAATCGAACAATTCGGCGTACAGGGAATTATCTCTACCACCTATCCCCAGGACTATCCGATCCAACAATCCTTTGATGGTATTTTAGCCTGTTCGTTTTTTAGTCATCTTCCTGAATCCACCTTTTTAACTTGGTTACAAAAACTCTATTCTTTATTATCTCCCCAAGGAATATTAATGTTTAGTGTTCATGACCGGCAATTATTACCCCCCCATTTCAATATTTCTACCTCAGATATTTTATTTATTCCCAATAGTGAAAGTCGCAGTTTAGATGTGAATGAATATGGCACCAGTTATGTCGGTGAAAGTTTCGTAGCCCAGAGTTTAAAAACCATTAGTCAAGGGGAAGCAGTTTATTCCCGCATTCCCCAAGGAATTTGTGGCTATCAAGATTTATATTTAGTTACTCGTACACCTCAAAACCCCCTATCTTCCCTAAAATTTAGTCACCATCCCCAGGGAAAAATAGAAAGGTGTGAATTAACCCTAGAGGGAAATCTTTTATTAACCGGAAGACTATCAGAAATTAATCCCAACGGTCAATTAGACTCTATTCTGGTTTCAATTAATGGTAAGTTCATTCAAAACGGTTTATTTGCTTTTAAACCTACTGATTCCGATACTCAATCTTCTTGGTCTTATCAACTTCCCCTAGGGGAAATTTCACCGCAAGATATTATCTTAATTAAAGCGATCAACAATCAAGAATTAGAATGGGTTTTTGAAACAACAACCCTAGAAAATTTAATTCAGTCCTATACTATACCATAA
- a CDS encoding glucokinase regulator-related protein produces the protein MEQWESRGHLLTEQINVSSQNLDQMSSLELVDLFNREDVQTLLAIARSRESLAAAIDLTTVALRQGGRLFYVGAGTSGRLGVLDAAECPPTFCTPPELVQGIIAGGAGALVRSSEDLEDRAEDGAGVVALRQITHLDVVVGITAGGTTPFVQGALQAACQRGAKTVFIACVPVEQVEFEADVDIRLLVGPEILAGSTRLKAGTVTKMALNILSTSVMVKLGKVYGNRMIDVAVTNKKLQDRSLRILMDLTEIDRAEAEILLEKSGKSVKLALLMQWTGLDAVSGQDLLNQHQGQLRQAVLSWNLPY, from the coding sequence ATGGAACAGTGGGAATCCCGGGGACATTTATTAACTGAACAAATCAACGTCAGCAGTCAGAACCTAGACCAGATGAGTTCCTTGGAGTTGGTGGATTTGTTCAATCGGGAAGATGTCCAAACTTTGTTGGCCATTGCCCGTTCCCGTGAATCCTTGGCTGCAGCCATTGACCTAACCACGGTGGCACTGCGTCAGGGGGGGCGTCTATTTTACGTTGGGGCGGGCACCAGTGGCCGTTTAGGGGTTCTGGATGCGGCCGAATGTCCCCCCACCTTCTGTACCCCTCCAGAACTGGTTCAGGGCATTATTGCCGGGGGTGCGGGGGCTTTAGTCCGCAGTTCGGAAGATTTGGAAGATCGAGCCGAAGATGGGGCTGGGGTGGTGGCCCTGCGTCAAATTACCCATTTAGATGTGGTGGTTGGAATTACGGCCGGAGGGACGACTCCCTTTGTCCAGGGGGCGTTACAAGCGGCTTGTCAACGGGGTGCCAAAACCGTATTTATTGCTTGTGTTCCGGTGGAGCAGGTGGAATTTGAGGCGGATGTGGATATTCGTCTGTTAGTCGGGCCAGAAATATTAGCGGGTTCGACAAGATTAAAGGCCGGAACGGTGACTAAAATGGCGTTAAATATTCTCTCGACTAGCGTTATGGTGAAGTTGGGGAAAGTCTATGGGAATCGGATGATTGATGTGGCGGTGACTAATAAAAAATTACAGGATCGTTCCTTAAGAATATTAATGGATTTGACCGAAATTGATCGAGCAGAGGCGGAAATTTTATTAGAAAAAAGTGGAAAATCTGTTAAGTTAGCTCTATTGATGCAGTGGACGGGACTAGATGCGGTATCCGGTCAAGACTTATTAAATCAGCATCAAGGACAATTAAGACAGGCGGTATTGAGTTGGAATTTGCCATATTAG
- a CDS encoding GUN4 domain-containing protein has translation MLTKQQRQLITYETILIYEQTYRLPVLKNQGVKAVQKKIRTHQKLIKEGVRYHYYLGGIIKRKEEISQGEIFNEIQLFIQNYSHIIDLLEKYRDSYYKFLVTLADDLKKLFKKKYSEIKILENERRKLELKNTNNPKILGGLKWEKQENFKAVLLLSNAYFLMLEKIRLISEGIQKLAEDTKNQKEIVKQIVKDLEVYQEIYEYQSKAYKIRQKIAKIAHNAINFDNSLQDYFSPFQSLIDEIVKVDEYFYATVGDIKNLGDNILKYNENSVNLEDNGVISETFLDFMVTSYEKKARLKDAFIQSQLLDWQIHHFDGSENGIFLDQGIDLISNYISNQLTDQRKMLGITEVTFVSTVPLSTVEETRSMGLSNHPVILTQEFRSDRNIDYTQLRDLLAQHSWKEADMETTQLMLKVMGKKYWNEVYKEDIDNFSSQDLQTIDQLWEQYSYGYFGFSIQQTIWSEMGGQVDYETEKRLGERLGWRKQGKWLDYEALTFKLSPMTPMGHLPAQWLHYDPKFELSAQASTENLSMGAWRVGSWLVWQMHLFFSRVKICRE, from the coding sequence ATGTTAACTAAACAGCAAAGACAACTCATTACTTACGAAACTATCTTAATTTATGAACAAACCTATAGATTACCCGTTCTCAAAAATCAAGGTGTAAAAGCAGTTCAGAAAAAAATTAGAACACATCAAAAATTAATTAAAGAGGGAGTTCGATATCATTATTATTTGGGAGGAATCATTAAGCGAAAAGAAGAAATTAGCCAAGGAGAAATTTTTAATGAAATTCAATTATTTATTCAGAATTATAGTCATATTATTGATTTATTAGAAAAATATAGGGATAGTTATTATAAATTTTTAGTCACCCTGGCTGATGACTTAAAAAAATTATTTAAAAAAAAATATTCTGAAATAAAAATCTTGGAAAACGAGAGAAGAAAATTAGAGTTAAAAAACACTAATAACCCGAAAATATTGGGGGGACTAAAGTGGGAAAAACAAGAAAACTTCAAAGCAGTTTTATTGTTGAGCAATGCTTATTTTTTGATGTTAGAAAAAATCAGATTGATTAGTGAAGGAATCCAAAAACTTGCAGAAGACACCAAAAATCAGAAAGAAATTGTTAAGCAAATCGTCAAAGATTTAGAAGTCTATCAAGAGATTTATGAATATCAAAGCAAAGCCTATAAAATTCGTCAAAAAATAGCAAAAATTGCCCATAATGCAATTAATTTTGATAATTCTTTACAAGATTATTTTAGTCCTTTTCAATCTTTAATTGATGAAATTGTCAAAGTAGATGAATATTTTTATGCAACGGTCGGAGATATTAAAAATTTAGGGGATAATATTTTAAAGTATAATGAAAATTCAGTAAACCTTGAAGATAATGGGGTGATTTCTGAAACTTTTCTTGATTTTATGGTGACCAGTTATGAGAAAAAAGCTCGATTAAAAGATGCTTTTATCCAATCTCAATTATTAGATTGGCAAATTCATCATTTTGATGGCAGTGAAAATGGCATATTTTTAGACCAGGGTATTGATTTAATCTCTAACTATATCTCTAACCAACTAACTGATCAAAGAAAAATGCTAGGCATTACAGAAGTAACGTTTGTTTCAACAGTCCCTCTATCGACTGTTGAAGAAACAAGATCAATGGGACTGAGTAATCATCCTGTTATATTAACCCAAGAATTTCGCAGTGATCGAAATATTGATTATACCCAATTGCGGGATCTCCTTGCCCAACATAGCTGGAAAGAAGCTGATATGGAGACCACTCAATTAATGCTAAAAGTCATGGGTAAGAAGTATTGGAATGAAGTTTATAAGGAAGATATTGATAACTTTTCTAGTCAAGATCTCCAGACAATTGATCAACTTTGGGAACAATATAGTTATGGTTATTTTGGCTTTAGTATTCAGCAAACAATTTGGAGTGAAATGGGAGGTCAAGTTGATTATGAAACGGAAAAGAGACTCGGCGAGCGCCTGGGGTGGCGAAAACAGGGCAAGTGGTTAGACTACGAAGCCCTAACGTTTAAATTGTCCCCGATGACACCCATGGGACACTTACCTGCCCAATGGTTACACTATGACCCGAAGTTTGAATTATCTGCCCAAGCATCGACAGAAAACCTTTCTATGGGAGCTTGGCGGGTGGGGTCTTGGTTAGTTTGGCAGATGCACTTATTCTTTTCTCGCGTAAAAATTTGTAGGGAATAG